Proteins co-encoded in one Armatimonadota bacterium genomic window:
- a CDS encoding MFS transporter, translating to MAAIPAAVRRNTWLLLAAQVMLSIGLSTSAQLGSLIIYRLTHSTALAGVPTAIYALALAAVGYPAGRVMDRYGRRPGLVVGFAVGAVGAGLIAFEVSLRTFTGFLLGMVVFSLGVGVGMLTRAAAADMYPVEYRAAGVGRVVTGGLVGGIAGPALVAAGDRLAPVLGADPLAVPWGFVALAYAAAAAVVARLRPDPREISRRLRDFFPQAASAASQEPAGAPPPSVRQVVGDRLAQAAMVGLACAQATMVILMATSSVMLAFHGHAMSTISLALMAHVVGMFAFATPVGRLADRVGRRPVLAGGALLSAASGLVFTIGAASALVAAAAFFLVGLGWCLAFVAGAALLGDLSSATTRARVMGLGDVFTNLAAMTAAVAGGVLLARGGELAVGTAAAALGSLPLLALLRAGPVVVREPAQAAAVGGGK from the coding sequence GTGGCCGCGATCCCCGCCGCGGTGCGCCGCAACACCTGGTTGCTGCTCGCAGCCCAGGTGATGCTGTCGATCGGGCTCTCCACCTCGGCGCAGCTGGGCAGTCTCATCATCTACCGCCTCACGCACTCGACGGCGCTGGCGGGGGTGCCCACCGCGATCTACGCGCTGGCCCTGGCTGCCGTCGGGTACCCTGCGGGGCGCGTCATGGACCGCTACGGGCGGCGGCCGGGCCTGGTGGTGGGGTTCGCCGTGGGGGCGGTGGGCGCGGGCCTGATCGCGTTCGAGGTGTCGCTGCGCACCTTCACGGGCTTCCTGCTGGGCATGGTGGTGTTCAGCCTCGGCGTCGGCGTGGGCATGCTGACGCGCGCCGCCGCCGCGGACATGTACCCCGTCGAGTATCGGGCGGCAGGCGTGGGACGGGTGGTGACCGGTGGTCTGGTCGGGGGGATCGCCGGCCCGGCGCTCGTGGCCGCAGGCGATCGCCTGGCCCCGGTCCTGGGCGCCGATCCCCTGGCCGTGCCCTGGGGCTTCGTCGCGCTGGCCTACGCGGCCGCCGCGGCGGTGGTGGCGCGCCTGCGTCCCGATCCCAGGGAGATCAGCCGGCGGTTGCGCGACTTCTTCCCGCAGGCCGCCAGCGCAGCCTCGCAGGAGCCCGCGGGCGCACCGCCGCCGTCGGTGCGGCAGGTCGTCGGCGACCGTCTTGCGCAGGCGGCCATGGTGGGCCTGGCGTGCGCGCAGGCCACGATGGTGATCCTCATGGCCACGTCGTCGGTCATGCTCGCGTTCCACGGCCACGCGATGTCCACCATCTCGCTGGCGCTGATGGCGCACGTCGTGGGCATGTTCGCGTTCGCCACGCCCGTCGGCCGCCTGGCCGACCGCGTGGGCCGGCGACCGGTGCTGGCGGGCGGTGCACTGCTGTCGGCGGCGAGCGGTCTGGTCTTCACGATCGGTGCCGCGTCTGCGCTCGTGGCCGCGGCCGCGTTCTTCCTGGTGGGCCTCGGCTGGTGCCTGGCGTTCGTGGCGGGAGCGGCCCTGCTCGGTGACCTGTCGAGCGCGACCACCCGTGCGCGGGTGATGGGCCTGGGCGATGTCTTCACCAACCTTGCGGCGATGACCGCGGCGGTGGCGGGCGGTGTGCTGCTCGCGCGCGGCGGCGAGCTGGCGGTCGGCACCGCGGCCGCGGCGCTCGGCTCGCTGCCCCTGCTGGCGCTGCTGCGGGCCGGGCCGGTGGTCGTGCGCGAGCCCGCCCAGGCGGCCGCTGTGGGCGGCGGCAAGTAG